From the genome of Nakamurella flavida:
GGCCCGGCTGGCCGAGGCGCTGCTCGGACTCGTGGACGACGACCAGGAGCGGGCCGTCGCCCTGGCCGTCGAGGTGCTGGGCACGTTCCGCGTGCAGTACAGCGCGGTGTGGTCGGCGGGCATGCGGGCCAAGCTCGGGCTGGATTCCGCGGACGAGGCCGTCACCGGTCCGTTGATCGACGACCTGCTGAGCCTCCTGCACACCGACCACGTGGACTGGACGGGCTTCTTCCGGGCCCTGGGTGCCGCCGCGCGGGGTGACGCCGAACCGGCCCGCGCCCTGGTGCTCGACCTGGCCGCCGCCGACAGCTGGCTGGACCGGTGGCGGGCCCTGGGGCCGGACGGCGACGCGATGGACCGGGTCAACCCGGTGTACGTGCCGCGCAATCACCTGGTCGAGGAGGCGCTGAACGCGGCGACCGACGGCGATCTCGGCCCCGTGCGGGATCTGGTCGAGGTGGTCACCCACCCCTACGACGAGCGGCCCGGGTCGGAGCGCTACGCCGTGGGCGCCCCGGAGAGCTTCGGCCCGTACACGACGTACTGCGGTACATAGAACAGGGCACCTGAGGCCGGGCACCCGACGCGCAGCGGGTCAGCCGATCCGTTCCGCGAGGGAGACGATGATGCCCTCCGGACCGCGCACGTAGGCCATCCGCCAGACGTTCTCGTACTGGCCGATCCCGCCGACCGTCTTGTAGCCGTCCGCCCGCAACCGGTCGACGGTGGCTTGCAGGTCGTCGACCTCGAAGGCGATGTTGCGCAGGCCCAGCTCGTTGGCCATCGCCGTGGGCGAGCCGGGCAGGTGGTCCGGCCGGACGAAGCTGGACAGCTCTAATCGCGTGCCGCCGTCCGGCGGCCGGAGCATCACGATCTCGGTGCGCGAACCGGGGATCCCGATCACGGTGTCCAGGAATTCCCCCTCCACGGCCATGCGCTCGCCCTCGACCTCCAGCCCGAGGCCGACGAAGAACTCGGTCACCGCGCTCAGATCGGCGACGGTGATGCCGATGTGGTCGAACCGCTGGATCGCTGTCATCGGCCGATCCTGACGAACCGACTCGGGTCCGGCCACCGGAACACTGGACAGCGCCGCTATCGATAGTTATGGTATCCAATATGCGGATGGCGGCTCTGAGCGAGCGATCGGGGATCCCGGTGGCCACGGTGAAGTACTACCTCCGCGAAGGCCTCCTGCACGCCGGAGAACGCACCAGCCGCACGCAGACCGAGTACGACGACACCCACGTCCGCCGGCTCGGCATGATCCGGGCGTTGATCGACGTGGGCGGCCTGACCGTCGCCCACACCGCCGAGGTCATCGCGGCCATGGAGGACGAGGCCGCCCCCGTCGGCGAGGTGCTCAGCACCGCCCAGCGTTCGGTGTCCCGGTTCGCCGCCACCACCACCCCACTGAGCCGTGAGCACGCCCGGGGCGATCTCGAGCGGGTCATCGACGCGCGCGGGTGGCAGGTGTCCGTGGACAACCCCGGCCGGGCCGCGGCCGTCGACGTCCTCGCCACCTTCGACCACCTGGGTGGACCCGACTACACGGCCCTGGTCCAGGCCGCCGCGGAGGCCGCCGACCTGGTCGCCGAGACCGACCTGCAGACCGTTCTGGCCACCACCGGCGGCCGCGAGGAGATGGTCGAGACCGTCGTGGTCGGCACGGTTCTCGGCGATGTGCTGATGATCGCCCTGCGCCGGATGGCCCAGGAACACCACGCCCGCAAGCAGTACCCCTGACCCGACAGCCAGTCCGGCACCTCCGCACCCCCGCACCCCCGCACCCCCGCACCTCGAGACCACCGACCCCGTACCGGGTCGGCGGGCGATGCCCCCCGCCCTGACGAAGGAGCCCCGATGACCACCGTCCAGGCCCGTCCCGCCGCTCTTCCCTCCCCCGCCACCGTCCTGCGGTGGCACCGCCCGCTGGTCGTGCTGGCCGCCGTGATGGCGGTGTGCGCCGTGGTCTCCGTCGGCGGGCTGCTGTTCGACGACCGCGAGCTGGTCGGTCAGCCCATCTGGGCCAAGCCGCTCAAGTTCTCGGTGTCGATCGCGGTGTACGCGCTCACCTGGGCGTGGCTCGTCCACCAGCTCACCCGTTTCCGGCGCACGGCGTGGTGGCTGGGCACGGTCTCCGCGGTGATGCTGGGTGTCGAGCAGGTCGTGATCGTGGCCGCCGTCCTGCGCGGCACCACCAGCCACTTCAACGTCAGCACCGGCCTGAATACGGCACTGTGGGCCGCCATGGGGGTGGCCATCGGCGTCGTGTGGGTGGCCACCTTCGTGGTCTCGCTGATGCTCTTCGCGAGCCCGGGGCCGGACCAGGCCCGCAACCTGGCCGTCCGGTTCGGCGCGCTGATCGCGGTGTTCGGCATGGCGGTGGCGTTCCTGATGACCATCCCGTCCGCGGCGCAGATCCAGGACTTCGACGGGGTCGCGGGAGCCCACGCGGTCGGTGTGGCCGATGGGGGCACCGGGCTGCCGTTCCTGGGGTGGAGCACCACCGGGGGCGATCTGCGCATCCCGCACTTCATCGGGATGCATGCCCTGCAGGCGATCCCGCTGTTCCTGCTCGTCCTGGAGCTGCTCGCCCGCCGCGTGCCCTTCCTCCGGTCGGTGCCGGTGCGCGCCCGGCTCGTCACGGTGGCCGCGGTCGGCTGGACCGCCGTCACCGCACTGCTCACCTGGCAGGCGCTGCGCGGCCAGTCGATCGTGCATCCCGACGGGCTCACCGTCGCGGTCGCCGTGGTCCTGCTGGTCGGGCTGGTGGCCGGCGCGTCCTGGTCCCTGCGCGCCCGGTCCACCGCTGCGCCCGACGAGGGTTCCGACGAGTCCGGCGTCACCCGTCATCGCCCCGGAACGGTTCATCGGGCGGGGTAACGTCATCGGCTGCCCGCGGCGGACCCTCGCCGCGCGCACCGGCGACAGGGGGATCGTGACCGACAGCGTGCAGGCCACCGGATCGTCCCGCCCAGGTCCCGGCCAGGACGACGCGGCCACCGGACCCGAGGCGGAGCTGAAGGCCGAGCAGGCCTACGTGCTGCGGCTCTACGAACGCCTGGACGACATCCGCCGGCAGACGATCCAGCTGCGCGACCGCTATCTGCGGGACAGCGACGGCACACCCGGCGGACGGGTGGAACGCGACATCGCCTACGCCCGGCACGCGTCCTCCCTGGTCGCGCTGAACGCCGCCGAGGACAAGCTGTGCTTCGGCCGGCTGGACTTCGAAGACGGCGAGGACGCCCACATCGGCCGGATGGGCATCTTCGACGACCGGGGCGATCAGAAGCAGCTGCTGATGGACTGGCGGGCCCCGTCGGCCCGGCCGTTCTACGTGGCCACCGCCATCGCCCCGCTGGGCGTCCATCGCCGCCGGCACCTGCGCACCCGCCGCCGCGTGGTCGAGTCGCTGTCCGACGAGTACCTGCAGATCCGTACGGACGGCGAGGCCGGCACCGGACTCGAGGGCGGCGGGGCGCCGCTGATCGGCGAGGCGGCGTTGCTGGCCGCACTCGAGGCCCCGCGCACCGGGCGGATGGGCGACATCGTCGAGACCATCCAGGCCGAGCAGGACCGCATCATCCGCGCCGACCAGCGCGGGGTGATGGTGGTCCAGGGCGGCCCGGGTACCGGCAAGACGGCGGTCGCCCTGCACCGCGCGGCCTACCTGCTCTACACCCACCGCGAGCAGCTCACCCACCGCGGTGTGCTGGTGGTCGGGCCGAACGCGACGTTCCTCCGCTACATCAGCCAGGTGCTGCCCTCCCTCGGGGAGAACGCCGTCGTGCTGTCCACCCCGGCCGACCTGTTCCCCGGGCTGCGCGCCACCGTCGTCGACGAGCCGGCCGTGGCCGCGCTCAAGGGGCAGACCCGGATGGCCGGGGTGCTGGCCAACGCCCTGCTCGACCGCCAGCGGATGCCCGCAGTGGCGCGGAAGATCGACTTCGAGGCCGTCCCCGGCCGGGTGCTGACCATCGACAAGGCCCTGATGAAGCGAGCCCAGGCCCGCGCCTGGGGCACCCGCGCACCGCACAACCAGGCCCGACGGGTCTTCGTCCGGACGATCCTGGACGGGCTGCTCAAGCAGACCGTCGAGAAGATCGACTCCCGCGGGGTGCGGGCCGGCGGCGAGGCGGGCGACCGCATCGTCACCCCGGAGGACAGGGACGCCCTGCGCCGCGAGCTGATGACCGACGAGAACGTGCGGGACGCGCTGGCCGAGCTGTGGCCGCGGCTGACCCCGCAGACCCTGCTGGCCGATCTGCTCGGCAGCGAGCGACGTCTCGCGTTCGCCGCGCCCGACCACTCCCCGGCCGACCGGGAACTGCTGTCCCGTCCGGCGCCCGGCGCCACCCCCGCCCGGGGGGTCCGCCGGGTGTGGACCACCTCGGACGTGGCCCTGCTCGACGAGGCCGCCGAGCTCATCGGCCCGGACGACCAGGCCGAGCGCGACCGGCTGGCCCGGGAGCGCACCGAGAACACGGACTACGCGCAGGAGGTCATGGAGCTCCTGGACACCTCGCCCGACGGCGAGGGCGAGGGCCTGGCCGGCATGGTGGGCATGGTCAGCGCGGAGGACCTGGCCGATCTGCAGGAGGAACGGGTCACCCTCACCTCGACGGCGGAACGCGCGCTGTCCGATCGGGAGTGGACCTACGGACACATCATCGTCGACGAGGCCCAGGAGCTCTCGCCGATGATCTGGCGGCTGCTCATGCGGCGGAACCCGTTGCGCTCCATGACGTTGGTGGGAGATCTGGCCCAGACCAGCGACCCGGCCGGGGCGACGTCCTGGGGGCGGGTGCTGCGGCCGTACGTGCGGGACGCCTGGCGGCTGGAGCCGTTGACGGTGAACTACCGGACACCGGCCGAGATCATGGCCGTGGCCGACCGGGTGCTGCACCGCATCGACCCGGGTCTGGCCGGGCCGACGTCGGTGCGCGAGGCCGGGGTGCTGCCCTGGCGGGTCCGGGCCGCCGACGGCGAGCTGGCCGCCACCGCGGCGCGGGTCGTCGCGCAGGAGGCGGCGAGCCTGGACGGGCGGCAGCTGGCCGTTCTCGTCGCCCCGGACGACGTGCCCGCGGTCGACGCAGCGGTCCGCGCCGCGCTGCCCGATCTGACGCAGCCACGCGGGGACGATCTGCCGCCGGTGGTGCAGGTGATGACGGTCCGCGACGCCAAGGGTCTGGAGTTCGACGTGGTCGTCGTGGTCGAGCCGGCCGCGGTGGTCGCCTCGTCCCGGCGCGGCTGGAACGACCTGTACGTCGCGCTCACCCGCTCGACCCAACGGCTCGGTGTCGTGCACACCGGCGACGTGCCGGCCGAGCTCACCGACCTGCAGGACGTCCCCGCCCCGTCCTGACCGGCGCCGACAGCGGCCTCCCGGCAGCGGGTCTCGTTCCCGGAACGGCCCACGGTCAAACAGTCCTGCCCCCGTCCACCGGATCGTCCGTGACGGGGGCGGAACGGTCTCGGGGCGAGGTCGGCGTCGGTCCCCGGGCGTACGGTGGGGTACTTCCTGAGAGGAACTTGACGATGAGTGCACGCCACCCGCGGCCCGCGGACGATTTTTCCGAGGCCGACCTGAAGGTCGAGTCCCCGAAGGACCACGCCGCCGGCCCGACGGCCGTGGCCGTGTCGATGAAGCGCTCCCTGGAGCGGATGGGCCCGATCAACACCGCCAAGACGCTGCTCAAGCTCAACCAGCTCGAGGGATTCGACTGCATGAGCTGCGCCTGGCCGGATCCCGATCCGGGCCACCGGCACGTGGCCGAGTTCTGCGAGAACGGCGCCAAGGCGGTCGCCGAGGAGGCCACCACCCGGCGCGCCACCCCGGAGTTCTTCGCGCAGTACAGCATCGCCGAGCTGGACCGGCAGTCCGAGTACTGGCTGGGCCAGCAGGGCCGGATCACCCACCCGATGATCAAGCGTCCCGGTGCCACGCACTACGAAGAGGTGCAGTGGGACGAGGCGTTCGCCCTGATCGGGGCCGAGCTCAAGAGCCTGAACACCCCCGACGAGGCCATCTTCTACACCTCGGGCCGGGCCTCCAACGAGGTCGCCTTCGCCTACCAGCTGTTCGTCCGCGCCTTCGGCACGAACAACCTGCCCGACTGCTCGAACATGTGCCACGAGTCGACGAGCATCGCCCTGCAGGAGTCGATCGGCATCGGCAAGGCCAGCGTCAGCATCGACGACGTGCACAACGCCAAGCTGCTGGTCATCGCGGGGCAGAACCCGGGGACCAACCACCCGCGCATGCTCTCCGCCCTGGAGATCGCGAAGCAGAACGGCGCGAAGATCATCTCGATCAACCCGCTGCGCGAGGCCGGACTGGTCCGCTTCAAGAACCCGCAGAACCCCAGTGGCGTCGTGGGGCGTGGCACCGAGATCTCCGATCTGCACCTACCCATCAAGATCAACGGCGACCTGGCCCTGTTCCAGGCCATCGGCGCACTGCTGGTGCAGTGGGACGCGCTGGATCACGAGTTCATCGCCGAGCACACCACCGGGTTCGAGCAGTGGCGCTCGCACGTCGAGGCGCTGGACTGGGACGCGGTCGTCGAGACCACCGGGCTCAGCCGCGCGCAGATCACCGAGGCCGCGCAACTGATCCGCGAGTCCGACGCGACGATCTACTGCTGGGCGATGGGGCTGACCCAGCACCGCAACGCGGTGGCCACCATCAAGGAGGTCGTCAACCTCGCCTTCGCCCAGGGCAACATCGGCAAGCCCGGCGCGGGCCTGTTCCCGGTCCGTGGGCACTCCAACGTCCAGGGCGACCGGACGATGGGCATCTGGGAGCGGCCGCCGGCGCACTTCCTGGACTCCCTGCAGAAGGAGTTCGGGTTCGACCCGCCGCGGGAGAACGGGCTGGACACCGTCGACTCGATCCGGGCCATGCGGGACGGCAAGGCGCACTTCTTCCTGGGGCTGGGCGGCAACTTCGTCCAGGCCGTCTCCGACACGGACGTCGCGGCCCAGGCGCTGCGCAACACCCGCATGACGGTGCACATCTCCACCAAGATCAACCGCTCGCACCTGGTC
Proteins encoded in this window:
- a CDS encoding VOC family protein gives rise to the protein MTAIQRFDHIGITVADLSAVTEFFVGLGLEVEGERMAVEGEFLDTVIGIPGSRTEIVMLRPPDGGTRLELSSFVRPDHLPGSPTAMANELGLRNIAFEVDDLQATVDRLRADGYKTVGGIGQYENVWRMAYVRGPEGIIVSLAERIG
- a CDS encoding MerR family transcriptional regulator, whose amino-acid sequence is MAALSERSGIPVATVKYYLREGLLHAGERTSRTQTEYDDTHVRRLGMIRALIDVGGLTVAHTAEVIAAMEDEAAPVGEVLSTAQRSVSRFAATTTPLSREHARGDLERVIDARGWQVSVDNPGRAAAVDVLATFDHLGGPDYTALVQAAAEAADLVAETDLQTVLATTGGREEMVETVVVGTVLGDVLMIALRRMAQEHHARKQYP
- a CDS encoding ATP-binding domain-containing protein; its protein translation is MTDSVQATGSSRPGPGQDDAATGPEAELKAEQAYVLRLYERLDDIRRQTIQLRDRYLRDSDGTPGGRVERDIAYARHASSLVALNAAEDKLCFGRLDFEDGEDAHIGRMGIFDDRGDQKQLLMDWRAPSARPFYVATAIAPLGVHRRRHLRTRRRVVESLSDEYLQIRTDGEAGTGLEGGGAPLIGEAALLAALEAPRTGRMGDIVETIQAEQDRIIRADQRGVMVVQGGPGTGKTAVALHRAAYLLYTHREQLTHRGVLVVGPNATFLRYISQVLPSLGENAVVLSTPADLFPGLRATVVDEPAVAALKGQTRMAGVLANALLDRQRMPAVARKIDFEAVPGRVLTIDKALMKRAQARAWGTRAPHNQARRVFVRTILDGLLKQTVEKIDSRGVRAGGEAGDRIVTPEDRDALRRELMTDENVRDALAELWPRLTPQTLLADLLGSERRLAFAAPDHSPADRELLSRPAPGATPARGVRRVWTTSDVALLDEAAELIGPDDQAERDRLARERTENTDYAQEVMELLDTSPDGEGEGLAGMVGMVSAEDLADLQEERVTLTSTAERALSDREWTYGHIIVDEAQELSPMIWRLLMRRNPLRSMTLVGDLAQTSDPAGATSWGRVLRPYVRDAWRLEPLTVNYRTPAEIMAVADRVLHRIDPGLAGPTSVREAGVLPWRVRAADGELAATAARVVAQEAASLDGRQLAVLVAPDDVPAVDAAVRAALPDLTQPRGDDLPPVVQVMTVRDAKGLEFDVVVVVEPAAVVASSRRGWNDLYVALTRSTQRLGVVHTGDVPAELTDLQDVPAPS
- a CDS encoding FdhF/YdeP family oxidoreductase, yielding MSARHPRPADDFSEADLKVESPKDHAAGPTAVAVSMKRSLERMGPINTAKTLLKLNQLEGFDCMSCAWPDPDPGHRHVAEFCENGAKAVAEEATTRRATPEFFAQYSIAELDRQSEYWLGQQGRITHPMIKRPGATHYEEVQWDEAFALIGAELKSLNTPDEAIFYTSGRASNEVAFAYQLFVRAFGTNNLPDCSNMCHESTSIALQESIGIGKASVSIDDVHNAKLLVIAGQNPGTNHPRMLSALEIAKQNGAKIISINPLREAGLVRFKNPQNPSGVVGRGTEISDLHLPIKINGDLALFQAIGALLVQWDALDHEFIAEHTTGFEQWRSHVEALDWDAVVETTGLSRAQITEAAQLIRESDATIYCWAMGLTQHRNAVATIKEVVNLAFAQGNIGKPGAGLFPVRGHSNVQGDRTMGIWERPPAHFLDSLQKEFGFDPPRENGLDTVDSIRAMRDGKAHFFLGLGGNFVQAVSDTDVAAQALRNTRMTVHISTKINRSHLVTGDTALILPTKGRTEKDIQASGPQWISVEDSTCSVHSSRGPLKPASPYLKSEVEIITRIAEAAIGDRYGLNWQGMRDDYSVIRTHISKVVPGCAAYEVNVGRPGGFVLPHPPRDSRTFPTKSGLGEFVASPIEVLQVPEGHVVLQTLRSHDQFNTTIYGLSDRYRGIEGGRKVVFLHPDDIAALGLTDGQFVDLHTRWVEDDIERSVSGFRVVSYDTPRGSAAAYYPETNPLIPLDSTALESNTPTSKSVIVSIVPTLTGNAKAAGQDGQDAVGSDNGHKATPQPLHLS